One segment of Ziziphus jujuba cultivar Dongzao chromosome 12, ASM3175591v1 DNA contains the following:
- the LOC107404907 gene encoding G-type lectin S-receptor-like serine/threonine-protein kinase At1g11410, which yields MNYFTHAMIHYALLLFLIFRLCTCLDTISIKTNPIRDIDNTVLVSSGETFALGFFGEPNFRYVGIWYHKIPGQTVVWVANRDNPITDSSGFLSIDTTSGNLVLYKTSRINQTVEVVWSTNSSSACSPASDCVAQLLDSGNLFLLHNINKHVIWQSFDYPTNTRLSNMKLGIDLRTGVNRFLTSWKSDQDDPGTGNYSYRIVPGGSPQLILYKGQIPSWRAGHWNGIGWSGIPDMAGKFLFNVGFVNDNNEISDMWGVSDLSILSRLVLNESGVLQIFLWYKGAERGWNEMWSAPTDRCDQYGRCSAFGLCDSSNAARFECICLPGYEPRSPTQWHMRDANHGCVRKPGSSICSKGEGFVKVTNVKVPDTSNVTVISSSLSLKACKKECLRNCNCTAYASANISKGGSGCILWHGNLTDTRKFTSDGGQDLYIRVDEQELAQYAKKPNGMLASKRNRIILVVSCVTIFFSITFFAYWFCKRKRKESSKEKKLDESERHSDLPFFDLRTLITATDNFSATKKLGQGGFGSVYKGQLVNGQEIAVKRLSKHSGQGMEEFKNEVTVIAKLQHRNLVRLLGCCIHKEEKMLIYEYLPNKSLDYFIFDASRRSHLDWTKRFEIVIGIARGILYLHQDSRLKIIHRDLKASNVLLDSAMNPKISDFGMARMFGEDQIQENTKRVVGTYGYMSPEYAMQGLYSTKSDVFSFGVLLLEIITGRKNTGYINGSPFPNLIGHIWELWKGGRVLDIVDPILCQPFSAQEEISKCIHIGLLCVQEGATHRPTMSAVISMLANDTTLPPPNTPAFIFNQKTSHNADASTSRSGEAASLNSVTITTLEAR from the exons ATGAATTATTTTACACATGCTATGATTCACTATGCGTTGCTTCTGTTCCTCATTTTCAGACTTTGCACTTGCTTAGACACAATATCAATAAAAACCAATCCCATTAGAGACATAGACAACACTGTTTTAGTCTCTAGCGGAGAAACTTTTGCACTTGGATTCTTCGGCGAACCAAATTTCCGCTACGTTGGAATTTGGTATCACAAAATTCCAGGCCAAACAGTTGTCTGGGTTGCAAACAGAGATAATCCTATAACCGATTCATCTGGCTTTCTCTCCATTGATACTACAAGTGGAAACCTTGTACTCTACAAAACAAGCAGGATTAATCAAACAGTTGAGGTTGTATGGTCCACAAATTCTTCTTCAGCATGTTCACCAGCAAGTGACTGTGTAGCTCAGCTATTGGATTCAGGCAACCTTTTTTTGCTCCATAACATCAATAAACACGTTATATGGCAGAGTTTTGACTACCCCACTAACACAAGGCTTTCAAACATGAAACTTGGGATAGATCTAAGAACTGGAGTGAATAGATTCCTGACATCTTGGAAGTCTGATCAAGATGATCCAGGAACAGGAAATTACTCTTACAGGATTGTCCCAGGTGGGTCCCCTCAGCTGATCTTGTACAAAGGTCAGATTCCATCCTGGCGAGCAGGTCACTGGAATGGGATTGGATGGAGTGGTATACCTGACATGGCCGGTAAATTCCTCTTCAATGTGGGTTTTGTTAATGACAACAATGAGATCAGTGATATGTGGGGTGTGTCCGATTTGTCAATCTTGTCCCGACTTGTTCTAAATGAGTCTGGAGtgcttcaaatatttttatggtACAAGGGAGCTGAGCGAGGATGGAATGAAATGTGGTCAGCACCAACGGATCGCTGTGACCAATATGGACGTTGCAGTGCATTTGGTCTTTGTGATAGTAGCAATGCTGCACGGTTTGAGTGCATTTGCTTGCCAGGATACGAACCCAGGTCTCCTACTCAATGGCACATGAGAGATGCAAACCATGGCTGTGTAAGGAAGCCAGGGTCATCGATTTGCAGCAAAGGTGAAGGCTTTGTGAAGGTGACAAATGTTAAGGTTCCTGATACTTCTAATGTCACTGTGATTAGTAGCAGTTTGAGCTTGAAAGCATGCAAGAAGGAGTGCTTGAGGAACTGCAATTGCACAGCTTATGCCAGTGCTAATATTAGTAAAGGAGGGAGTGGATGTATACTATGGCACGGGAATTTGACTGATACCAGAAAGTTCACATCTGATGGTGGTCAAGATTTATACATTCGCGTTGATGAGCAAGAATTAG CCCAATATGCCAAGAAACCAAACGGTATGCTTGCCAGTAAGAGGAATCGTATCATTTTGGTAGTCTCTTGTGTCACAATTTtcttcagcatcactttctttgCGTATTGGTTTTgcaagaggaaaagaaaag AATCATCCAAGGAGAAGAAGCTTGATGAGAGTGAAAGACATTCAGATTTACCATTTTTTGATCTAAGAACCTTAATTACTGCGACGGACAATTTCTCTGCTACAAAAAAACTTGGACAAGGTGGATTTGGTTCAGTCTATAAG GGTCAACTAGTTAATGGACAGGAGATAGCCGTGAAAAGATTATCAAAACATTCAGGACAAGGAATGGAAGAGTTTAAGAACGAAGTCACAGTGATAGCGAAACTACAGCACAGAAATCTTGTGAGGCTTTTGGGTTGTTGCATCCATAAGGAAGAAAAGATGTTAATATACGAATACTTGCCAAACAAAAGCTTGGACTACTTCATATTTG ATGCATCAAGAAGGTCCCATTTGGACTGGACAAAGCGGTTTGAAATTGTTATTGGAATTGCTAGAGGGATCTTATATCTTCATCAAGATTCAAGGCTGAAAATCATCCACAGGGATCTAAAAGCTAGCAATGTTTTACTAGATTCTGCaatgaatccaaaaatttcagATTTTGGAATGGCTAGGATGTTTGGAGAAGACCAAATCCAGGAAAATACAAAAAGAGTAGTTGGTACATA TGGTTACATGTCACCAGAGTATGCAATGCAAGGGTTATATTCAACAAAATCTGATGTGTTCAGCTTCGGTGTTTTGCTACTAGAGATCATTACCGGTAGGAAGAATACAGGTTATATCAATGGAAGCCCCTTCCCGAATCTCATTGGGCAC ATATGGGAATTATGGAAGGGAGGAAGAGTGTTGGATATAGTTGATCCAATATTGTGTCAGCCATTTTCGGCTCAGGAGGAGATTTCAAAATGCATCCACATTGGGCTACTATGTGTGCAGGAAGGCGCAACACACCGACCAACCATGTCCGCGGTTATTTCCATGTTGGCTAATGATACCACGCTTCCTCCACCCAACACACCTGCATTCATTTTCAATCAGAAGACCTCTCATAATGCAGATGCTTCAACGTCAAGATCAGGCGAAGCTGCTTCTTTGAATAGCGTTACCATAACTACACTTGAAGCTCGTTGA